The bacterium genome has a window encoding:
- the lysM gene encoding peptidoglycan-binding protein LysM, with translation MGLFDFVKEAGEGLMDQLGKGFKNDSAAVQKKVEDLDLGLEGLQVEVDGDKAVVKGKAAAQDAREKAVIAVGNTPGIAQVDDQVEVAAPAAPSQYYKVVSGDSLSKIAKEFYGDAMKYTLLFEANQPMLKDPDKIYPGQVLRIPAQDN, from the coding sequence ATGGGTTTGTTCGATTTCGTGAAGGAAGCCGGTGAAGGGCTGATGGACCAGCTCGGCAAGGGTTTCAAGAATGACTCTGCCGCCGTTCAGAAGAAGGTGGAGGATCTCGATCTGGGCCTGGAAGGCCTGCAAGTCGAGGTCGATGGCGACAAGGCCGTCGTGAAGGGCAAGGCTGCAGCCCAGGATGCCCGCGAGAAGGCCGTCATCGCGGTCGGAAACACGCCCGGCATTGCCCAGGTGGACGATCAGGTCGAGGTGGCCGCACCGGCCGCACCGTCCCAGTACTACAAGGTCGTCAGTGGAGATTCGCTCTCGAAGATCGCCAAGGAATTCTATGGCGATGCCATGAAGTACACGCTGCTCTTCGAAGCCAATCAGCCGATGCTGAAGGATCCGGACAAGATCTACCCCGGCCAGGTCCTACGCATTCCAGCCCAGGACAACTAG